From a region of the Dictyostelium discoideum AX4 chromosome 2 chromosome, whole genome shotgun sequence genome:
- the bre1 gene encoding RING zinc finger-containing protein — MSMDHQDLKRRDPPADSESQRPSKKISLSSSEASVPIGGPPIDQNLILFQNRAMKVRVEEQKIEINDREQKIKQLNTKIHQYKENISCLCRVWDQLNSGLDLLINRVDFENAMDNLLPKDNITESFEFLSSYITEPVTLDEKYTLDQSLQKKVQKTQSTFSKISKALEKEHTLSKFVFRLLKSKDGIKSNDIEKLLKEDNDKLSKQNQYIQNIYDKVQIQFKQLTDQTTHLADQAAIYQQNNKELKLELEKSQDELTIERKRVIKLQDETLRTPQVKIPSPSLGSNIPGGANNNNNNNNNSNNNNNINNNGNNMGGSGSSSLASSTNGINKQQSNDINGKELTHEELIAELQRQSDSRLLEARKLREEKAILLKELQQIQIDIRVIPEERIQNSMPYQVLRQRYQLVSDELDIHRNQCTKLQNDLAQATIGRRLEREALEAFEAHRRQNIERRVSQLEVESIELKGEKEKLVCLIEQRNPNVPSLQYIQESRLLLDKKDDEIKQLRKEIEQLKLDIEKYKAPKEEIERYKLLVQRDVESKNIEINKLLEKINTITKQNNDLKSNEQQLLQKESELTLSLNILKSNKNNININNLDKDNIEDNSKIKQQQEQQQQQHQKIDNNNKKEEEIKKEQQQQQQQQQQQQQQQQQQQQQQQQQQQQQQQQQQQQQQQQQQQQQQQEEQKKDKEMIDIEKSTENIINNNNNNNTNEQKLNEINKNIENGNNENNNNNENTINNENTINNNNNENKDKIIFNLELNESKLKLELSTVKKQLEDITKSKEEYDNEIKEINEKFKAQIKELDITISQNKIQQESQKQELEALVMEIDSMGKAYEQMLEQNTRLTKQLSDKEDTHAHLMAENIKSQQTIRNSKEIQLAIEEKLNRNEEKLKSQGELMQKIEEKSNILQKQLSKVTEDLHSCSFDLEKHKRFVRENNAHSLELKTQLDHLSNLNAELKKKADDSIFALEREIDKAKRLDEEKQLLKKKLEKATSANNNNNNNNNNNNNNNNNNSSSSEEELKLINQRLRCTICNDRQKNYVIAKCFHVFCKECIYSNIDTRKRRCPSCNRAFAETDVHQIYY; from the exons atgtcAATGGATCACCAGGACCTTAAAAGAAGGGATCCTCCAGCAGATTCTGAAAGTCAACGACCAAGTAAAAagatatcattatcatcgtCAGAGGCTTCAGTTCCAATAGGAGGTCCACCAATTGaccaaaatttaatattgtttCAAAACAGGGCTATGAAAGTTCGTGTTGAAGaacaaaaaattgaaattaatgatagagaacaaaaaattaaacaattaaatacaaAAATACATCAATATAAAGAGAATATAAGTTGTTTATGTAGAGTTTGGGATCAA ttaaaTAGTGGACttgatcttttaataaatagagtggattttgaaaatgcaatggataatttattaccaaaag ATAATATAACCGAGTCATTTGAATTTCTTAGTTCATATATTACAGAACCAGTTACATTAGATGAAAAATATACATTGGATCAAAgtttacaaaaaaaagttCAAAAAACTCAATCTACATTTTCAAAGATTTCAAAAGCATTAGAAAAAGAGCATACCTTATCAAAATTTGTGTttagattattaaaatcaaaag atggaataaaatcaaatgatatagaaaaattattaaaagaagataatgataaattatcaaaacaaaatcaatatattcaaaatatttatgATAAAgtacaaattcaatttaaacaattaacaGATCAAACTACACATCTTGCAGATCAAGCAGCAATTtatcaacaaaataataaagagttAAAATTAGAGTTGGAGAAATCACAAGACGAGCTCACAATAGAGCGTAAAAGAGTGATTAAATTACAAGATGAAACATTAAGAACACCACAAGTTAAAATACCTTCACCATCATTAGGTAGTAATATACCAGGTGGTgctaataacaataataacaataacaataatagtaataataataataatataaataataatggtaataatatgggtggtagtggttcatcatcattagcATCATCAACTAATGGAATTAATAAACAGCAATCAAATGATATCAATGGAAAAGAATTAACACACGAAGAGTTAATAGCTGAACTTCAAAGACAATCTGATAGTAGATTATTAGAAGCTAGAAAATTAAGAGAAGAAAAagcaattttattaaaagaattacaacaaattcaaattgat ATTCGAGTTATTCCAGAAGAAAGAATTCAAAATTCAATGCCATATCAAGTATTAAGACAAAGATATCAATTAGTATCGGATGAATTGGATATTCATCGTAATCAATGTAcaaaattacaaaatgatTTAGCTCAAGCAACCATTGGTAGAAGATTAGAGAGAGAAGCATTGGAAGCATTTGAAGCACATAGAAGACAAAACATAGAGAGAAGAGTTTCACAATTGGAGgtagaatcaattgaattaaaaggagagaaagagaaattgGTATGTCTTATCGAACAAAGAAATCCCAATGTGCCATCTCTTCAATATATTCAAGAATCACGTTTATTATTGGATAAgaaagatgatgaaattaaacaaCTTCGTAAAGAGATTgaacaattgaaattggatATTGAAAAGTATAAAGCACCAAAAGAAGAGATTGAACGTTATAAACTTTTGGTTCAAAGAGATGTAGAATCAAAGAATATCGAAATCAATAAACTTTTAGAGAAAATTAATACAAttacaaaacaaaataatgatttaaaatcaaatgaacaACAACTTTTACAAAAAGAATCTGAATTAACtttatctttaaatattttaaaatcaaataaaaataatataaatataaataatttagataaagataatatagaagataatagtaaaataaaacaacaacaagaacaacaacaacaacaacaccaaaaaattgataataataataaaaaagaagaagaaattaaaaaagaacaacaacaacaacaacaacaacaacaacaacaacaacaacaacaacaacaacaacaacaacaacaacaacaacaacaacaacaacaacaacaacaacaacaacaacaacaacaacaacaacaacaacaacaacaacaacaagaagaacaaaaaaaagataaagaaatgattgatattgaaaaatcaactgaaaatataataaataataataataataataatacaaacgaacaaaaattaaatgaaattaataaaaatatagaaaatggtaataatgaaaataataataataatgaaaatacaataaataatgaaaatacaataaataataataataatgaaaataaagataaaataatatttaatttagaattaaatgaatcaaaattaaaattagaattatcaacggttaaaaaacaattagaagatataacaaaatcaaaagaagaatatgataatgaaattaaagaaattaatgaaaagtTTAAAGcacaaattaaagaattggaTATAACGATCTCACAGAATAAGATACAACAAGAATCACAAAAACAAGAATTGGAAGCATTGGTTATGGAAATCGATTCAATGGGTAAAGCTTATGAACAAATGTTGGAACAAAATACAAGATTAACTAAACAATTATCGGATAAAGAGGATACTCATGCCCATTTAATGGCAGAGAATATAAAGTCACAACAAACCATTCGTAACTCTAAAGAGATACAATTGGCAATCGAAGAAAAGTTAAATAGAAACGAAGAGAAATTGAAATCACAAGGTGAACTAATGCAAAAGATTGAAGAGAAATCAAATATCCTTCAAAAACAACTCTCAAAAGTCACTGAAGATCTTCATAGTTGTAGTTTTGATTTAGAGAAACATAAACGATTCGTTAGAGAGAATAATGCTCACTCTTTGGAATTGAAAACTCAATTGGATCATCTTAGCAATTTAAACGctgaattgaaaaagaaagcTGATGATTCAATCTTTGCATTGGAACGTGAAATTGATAAAGCAAAGAGATTGGATGAAGAGAaacaacttttaaaaaagaaattagagaAAGCTACCTCTgcaaacaataataataataataataataataacaataataacaataataataataattcttccTCCTCGGAAGAAGAgttaaaattaatcaatcaaaGATTAAGATGCACAATTTGTAATGATAGACAAAAGAATTATGTCATTGCAAAGT
- a CDS encoding C2H2-type zinc finger-containing protein: MLQPKIQYFKNNFQHKQSPLSPEQPKRSSFSKTRVSIVYNGKEEFVSWYGSTPSQTIEEAIKTVFQLPSNSRLFLKDLDGDVVAIAPTLPAGETFCLFVSNSNGTTSSKQLLGKSFDSQSNAEITETPSSPLNEQQVDLSSSNGNLNTSIGGGGSTMVGDKLPIKSSSTSSSPEPLKSALLSENDDVSEDLSGSQKRLSSGDLGIEEEDDEDDPRKKRKRRKAVEIDRSFKCSMANCQKIYGSENALKMHIKLKHPEYQYLIMQQQIPLSNKTSPPIIVNNKLLNYNNGNNGNNNNNNNNANNYNQQYQQYQVQVQQQYQQQQQQQQMNNRVPTSLLFQQQQQQQQQQQHQQQIQQQQYQQQQQQQQQHQQQQQQQQQQQLHHRTSGGIPSMKYYSEQQQQQQQQIPQQQQYSQQYQQQQQYNGGNGLPKLFNNHNNSQVPTTELRNHLQSFLAKEKSNNSNNSNNNNNDHYSTINKIISATNMTNFFPSNLHPSFFQSFQQQLNQLIAGNPGIAQDILKYDIEELSNFIKKQIDQVKLKQEGFQQQQQQQQQSSQQRLNNSNNNNNNNNNNNNNNNNNNNNNNNRLPNFNYFSNGKSESDEEDLENEHNNRLKNFSFSKRQFERNEEQEEQQQQQNDDNKNNNNETFKKQQQHQQKTVDSELSTPNSSPINSSNNINNLKTPTTSSTNKSVLPSIYSSMQSSPLSTSSTTSKGNLSFLVSSNNDEDDDHHNHHHQVEESKEKNNTCTKNEPNHKNHNQPDTNAASLLLGLQHI; encoded by the exons atgc TTCAACCgaaaattcaatatttcaaaaacaattttcaACACAAACAATCACCACTTTCACCAGAACAACCAAAAAGATCAAGTTTTTCAAAAACAAGAGTATCAATCGTTTATAATGGTAAAGAAGAGTTTGTAAGTTGGTATGGTTCAACACCATCACAAACCATTGAGGAGGCAATCAAAACTGTATTCCAATTACCAAGTAATTCCAGACTGTTCTTGAAAGACCTCGATGGAGATGTCGTCGCAATTGCTCCTACCTTACCAGCTGGTGAaactttttgtttatttgttagtaatagtaatggtacCACTTCATCAAAACAATTGTTAGGAAAATCATTTGATAGCCAATCAAATGCCGAAATCACTGAAACTCCATCATCGCCATTAAACGAACAACAAGTcgatttatcatcatcaaatggtAACTTGAATACAagtattggtggtggtggttcaaCGATGGTTGGTgataaattaccaattaaatcatcatcaacttcatcatcaccagaACCATTGAAATCTGCTTTACTCtctgaaaatgatgatgttaGTGAAGATTTATCTGGTTCACAAAAAAGATTATCAAGTGGTGATTTAGGTATtgaagaagaggatgatgaagatgacccacgtaaaaaaagaaagagaagaaAGGCAGTTGAAATCGATAGATCTTTCAAATGTTCAATGGCAAATTGTCAAAAAATCTATGGTTCTGAGAATGCCCTTAAAATGCAtatcaaattaaaacatCCTGAATATCAATACTTAATTatgcaacaacaaattccattatcaaataaaacttCACCGCCaattattgtaaataataaacttttaaattataataatggtaataatggtaataataataataataataataatgcaaataattataatcaacaatatcaacaatatcaagttcaagtacaacaacaataccaacaacaacaacagcaacaacaaatgaaTAATAGAGTACcaacttcattattattccaacaacaacaacaacaacaacaacaacaacaacatcaacaacaaattcaacaacaacaatatcaacaacaacaacaacaacaacaacaacatcaacaacaacaacaacaacaacaacaacaacaacttcaccATCGTACAAGTGGTGGTATTCCAtcaatgaaatattattccgaacaacaacaacaacaacaacaacaaataccacaacaacaacaatattcacaacaatatcaacaacaacaacaatacaaTGGAGGTAATGGtttaccaaaattatttaataatcataataattcACAAGTACCAACAACTGAGTTAAGAAATCATTTACAATCATTCCTTGCAAAGGAAAagagtaataatagtaataatagtaataataataataatgatcatTATTCAaccattaataaaattattagtgCAACCAATATGACCAATTTTTTCCCATCAAATTTACATCCAAGTTTTTTCCAAAGTTTCCAACAACAActtaatcaattaattgcTGGTAATCCTGGTATTGCTCAAGATATTCTCAAATACGATATTGAAGAATTGagtaattttatcaaaaaacaaattgatcaagtaaaattaaaacaagaaggttttcaacaacaacaacaacaacaacaacaatcatcacaacaaagattaaataatagtaataataataataataataataataataataataataataataataataataataataataataataatcgtCTTCCAAACTTTAATTACTTTTCAAATGGAAAATCTGAATCtgatgaagaagatttagaaaatgaaCACAATAATcgtttaaagaatttttctTTCTCTAAACGTCAATTCGAAAGAAATGAAGAACAAGAagagcaacaacaacaacaaaatgatgataataaaaataataataacgagacctttaaaaaacaacaacaacaccaacaaaaaACTGTAGATTCTGAACTTTCAACACCAAATTCCTCACCAataaatagtagtaataatataaataatttaaaaacaccAACAACTTCTTCAACAAATAAATCCGTACTTCCATCAATATATTCCTCAATGCAATCATCACCtttatcaacatcatcaaccaCTTCAAAGggtaatttatcatttttagttagttcaaataatgatgaagatgatgaccatcacaaccaccaccaccaagtTGAAGAAtctaaagaaaaaaataacacCTGTACAAAAAATGAACCAAACCATAAAAATCATAATCAACCTGATACAAATGCCGCTAGCCTACTTTTGGGTTTGCAacacatttaa
- the eIF1 gene encoding eukaryotic translation initiation factor 1: MSSIQNLNSADPFAEDSNLGGDSGISYVHIRIFQRSGRKAVTTVEGLPPKIDLKKILKHLKKSLNCNGNIVEEENLGMIIKLQGDKRKEIALFLIEEKISQKPSIKIHGF; encoded by the exons ATGAGCTCAATTCAAAATCTTAACTCAGCTG accCATTTGCTGAAGACTCTAATTTAGGTGGAGACTCAGGTATCAGTTACGTCCATATTCGTATTTTCCAAAGAAGCGGCCGTAAAGCAGTAACAACCGTAGAAGGATTACCACCTAAGATTGacttgaaaaaaattttgaaacatcttaagaaatcattaaattgtAATGGAAACATAGTAGAAGAAGAAAACCTTGGTATGATTATAAAACTCCAAGGagataaaagaaaagaaatcgctctctttttaattgaagaGAAGATCTCCCAAAAACCATCTATCAAGATACATggtttttaa
- a CDS encoding BRCT domain-containing protein: MSHANAYIWYYLDGDAWKPYDSSLLDGFEKSFNSSLATIGNKKIKVDNERYIEIMPIADILSNFTNSINDPDLVGIQRRFDDAMKRRAVKRTKANTTTSFFDDLQFAFYSNTSQKTKTNEIKGIIKICGGKSVDTMTKKTDYLILKPSDLKDDYKTFNDIISKAEGLKIICVESTWIDSCIKSKKLVDHTAFLVGQKTAPVVAIPTNTTTATTATTTTTNTGTATATSPKSKSKNNSTSTTNNLVINSGFLIKGSEWAGVCSSDDDHYPLVMTVDDFVGDGEEVSGVITWINLGYAKTKYKGKVVATNGEFNFQEYEIISGEDDVEVPNDYKSTIYGDQIIGKVGDSTFKLKLTKSPPVTNIQPDSQWKGTSTSIENFKLDVVKRDGENITGTITWGSNYDDAISTFTGKITSSCIEVSDYKEGKKLGPEELSHPFKLIPSQQSDHSIKFRIEK, translated from the exons atgagTCATGCAAATGCTTATATTTGGTATTATTTAGATGGTGATGCTTGGAAACCTTAtgattcatcattattagatGGATTTGAAAAGTCATTCAATTCATCATTGGCAAcaattggaaataaaaaaattaaagttgaCAATGAAAGATATATTGAAATTATGCCAATTGCTGAT attctttcaaattttacaaattcaatcaatgatCCAGATTTAGTTGGTATTCAAAGAAGATTTGATGATGCTATGAag cgTCGTGCAGTTAAAAGAACTAAagcaaatacaacaacatcattttTTGATGATCTTCAATTTGCATTTTATAGTAATACAAGTCAAAAGACtaaaacaaatgaaattaaaggtATAATTAAGATTTGTGGTGGTAAATCAGTTGATACAATGACAAAGAAAACTGATTATCTCATCTTGAAACCATCTGATCTAAAAGATGAttataaaacatttaatgaTATCATTTCAAAAGCAGAaggtttaaaaattatttgtgttGAATCAACTTGGATTGATTCTTgtattaaatctaaaaaattagttGATCATACTGCTTTCTTAGTTGGTCAAA aaaCTGCACCAGTTGTTGCAATACCAACAAATACTACTACAGCTACTACagctactactactactacaaatACAGGTACAGCTACAGCAACatcaccaaaatcaaaatcaaaaaataattcaacaagtacaacaaataatttagtaATAAATTCaggatttttaattaaaggtAGTGAATGGGCAGGTGTTTGTTCAAGTGATGATGATCATTATCCATTGGTTATGACAGTTGATGATTTTGTAGGTGATGGTGAAGAAGTTTCGGGTGTAATCACTTGGATTAATTTAGGTTAtgcaaaaacaaaatataagGGTAAAGTAGTGGCAACCAATGGTGAATTCAATTTCCAAGAATATGAAATCATAAGTGGTGAAGATGATGTAGAGGTTCCAAACGACTATAAATCCACCATCTATGGTGACCAAATCATAGGAAAAGTTGGTGATTCAACTTTTAAActtaaattaacaaaatcCCCACCCGTTACAAATATACAACCAGATTCTCAATGGAAGGGTACAAGTACCTCAATTGAAAACTTTAAATTGGATGTAGTGAAACGTGATGGCGAAAATATCACAGGTACAATCACATGGGGCTCAAATTATGATGATGCCATCTCTACCTTTACTGGTAAAATCACCTCATCTTGTATAGAAGTCTCTGATTATAAAGAAGGTAAAAAATTAGGTCCTGAAGAATTATCACatccatttaaattaattccaTCTCAACAATCTGatcattcaattaaatttagaattgaaaaataa